One Romboutsia sp. 13368 genomic window carries:
- the hemB gene encoding porphobilinogen synthase — protein sequence MLRRPRRLRVNKAIRNLVRETKLNVEDLIYPLFIVEGENIKSEISSLPDVYHFSVDMLEDEIKEIRELGIEHVLLFGIPHEHGKDICGSESYNYNGIIQRAIRKIKEIEPNMNVITDVCMCEYTSHGHCGILTEDGYVDNDKTLEYLGNIAVSHAKAGADMIAPSDMMDGRIKSIREALDKAGFVHIPIMSYSVKYASTFYGPFREAANSAPAFGDRKTYQMDPANTNEALVEAELDVLEGADILMVKPALSYLDVIRRVKDNYNLPLAAYNVSGEYAMLKSAVKNGILSEDAIYESVMSIKRAGADIIITYFAKDLAKIIKDNK from the coding sequence ATGTTAAGAAGACCTAGAAGATTAAGAGTTAATAAAGCTATAAGAAATTTAGTTAGAGAAACTAAGTTAAATGTAGAAGATTTAATTTATCCTTTATTTATAGTAGAGGGTGAAAATATAAAAAGTGAAATATCATCTTTACCAGATGTATATCATTTTTCAGTTGATATGCTAGAAGATGAGATAAAAGAAATAAGAGAATTAGGAATTGAGCATGTATTATTATTTGGTATACCTCATGAGCATGGAAAAGATATTTGTGGTAGTGAATCATACAATTATAATGGAATAATTCAAAGAGCTATAAGAAAAATAAAAGAAATAGAGCCTAATATGAATGTTATTACAGATGTATGTATGTGTGAATACACTAGTCATGGACATTGTGGGATTCTAACTGAGGATGGTTATGTAGATAATGATAAAACATTAGAATATTTAGGTAATATAGCAGTAAGTCATGCAAAAGCAGGTGCTGATATGATTGCTCCATCAGATATGATGGATGGAAGAATAAAATCTATAAGAGAGGCTTTAGATAAAGCTGGATTTGTACATATACCAATAATGTCCTATAGTGTAAAATATGCATCTACATTCTATGGTCCATTTAGGGAAGCTGCAAACTCAGCTCCAGCATTTGGTGATAGAAAAACATATCAAATGGATCCAGCTAATACTAATGAAGCTTTAGTGGAAGCTGAACTTGATGTATTAGAAGGGGCAGATATATTAATGGTAAAGCCAGCATTATCATACTTAGATGTAATAAGAAGAGTAAAGGATAATTATAATTTACCTTTAGCCGCTTATAATGTTAGTGGTGAATATGCTATGCTTAAATCAGCAGTTAAAAATGGTATATTAAGTGAGGATGCTATATATGAATCTGTTATGTCTATAAAAAGAGCAGGAGCAGATATAATAATAACTTATTTTGCTAAAGATTTAGCTAAAATAATAAAAGATAATAAATAA
- a CDS encoding uroporphyrinogen-III synthase, producing the protein IKEIXTYESVIDTSRKENILDILDNENLDYITFASSSSVRNFVEIIGQENLEKINNCKIISIGPITSATARELNIEIYKEAEKSTIDKIVEAIILD; encoded by the coding sequence ATAAAAGAAATTYATACTTATGAAAGTGTAATAGATACTAGTAGGAAAGAAAATATTTTAGATATATTAGATAATGAAAATTTAGATTATATAACTTTTGCAAGTTCTTCAAGTGTAAGAAACTTTGTAGAAATTATAGGACAAGAGAATTTAGAAAAAATAAATAATTGTAAAATAATATCTATAGGACCTATAACTTCAGCTACTGCAAGAGAGTTAAATATAGAAATTTATAAAGAAGCAGAAAAATCAACTATAGATAAGATAGTAGAAGCAATTATTTTAGATTAG
- a CDS encoding sirohydrochlorin cobaltochelatase, translating to KIIEACEKKIREGLEGYDFFRXFTSNTIIKILKNRDGLHIESPIEVLNRLHKEGYKEVIFQSLHIIRGEEFNKLREQVEEYNDKFEKIILGRPLLKHKEDYKD from the coding sequence AAAAATTATAGAGGCTTGTGAGAAAAAAATAAGAGAAGGTTTAGAAGGATATGATTTTTTTAGABCATTCACTTCTAATACTATAATAAAAATATTAAAAAATAGAGATGGATTACATATAGAAAGTCCAATAGAAGTTTTAAATAGATTACATAAAGAAGGATATAAAGAGGTTATATTTCAAAGTTTACATATAATACGTGGAGAAGAATTCAATAAATTAAGAGAGCAAGTTGAAGAATATAATGATAAATTTGAAAAAATAATATTGGGTAGACCATTACTAAAACATAAAGAAGATTATAAAGACTAA
- the hemC gene encoding hydroxymethylbilane synthase, producing MKKIIKTKGDLIQNVSLDKIGDKGLFVKEIEPNMNVITDVCMCEYTSHGHCGILTEDXXGAIPKREDARDVLVLKKGYTSINDLPKGAKIGTGSKRRKFQLLKIRPDLDIVPIRGNIDSRIRKIEDENLDGIVLAAAGILRAGMSEHINCYIPTDIIVPAPAQGALAIEIREGDLEIENLIN from the coding sequence ATAAAGAAGATTATAAAGACTAAAGGTGACTTAATACAAAATGTTAGTTTAGATAAGATAGGAGATAAGGGACTATTCGTAAAAGAAATAGAGCCTAATATGAATGTTATTACAGATGTATGTATGTGTGAATACACTAGTCATGGACATTGTGGGATTCTAACTGAGGATGRTTNTGGTGCTATACCTAAAAGAGAAGATGCTAGGGATGTTCTTGTATTAAAAAAAGGATATACATCAATAAATGATTTACCAAAAGGAGCAAAAATAGGGACAGGCAGTAAGAGAAGAAAGTTTCAATTATTAAAAATTAGACCTGATTTAGATATAGTTCCAATAAGAGGTAATATCGATTCTAGAATAAGAAAAATAGAAGATGAAAATTTAGATGGAATAGTACTAGCAGCAGCAGGAATATTAAGAGCAGGAATGAGTGAGCATATAAATTGCTATATTCCAACAGACATAATAGTACCAGCACCTGCACAAGGAGCACTTGCTATAGAAATAAGAGAAGGAGACTTAGAAATAGAAAATTTAATAAATTG
- the cobA gene encoding uroporphyrinogen-III C-methyltransferase produces MKKGKVYLVGAGPGDYKLLTLKGLECIQEADVIVYDRLANCNYLKEAKDNCEFIYVGKSSKNHTLPQQDINRLIVDKAKEGKIVXRLKGGDPYVFGRGGEEGQLLKEEKIEFEVVPGITSAIGGLCYXGXXXTHRDYASSFHVITGHLRDDNKENSEINWNALANIN; encoded by the coding sequence ATGAAAAAAGGTAAAGTATACTTGGTAGGTGCAGGGCCTGGAGATTATAAGTTATTAACCTTAAAAGGATTAGAATGTATACAAGAAGCTGATGTTATAGTTTATGATAGATTGGCAAATTGTAATTATCTAAAAGAAGCTAAAGATAATTGTGAGTTTATATATGTAGGAAAATCATCTAAGAACCACACATTGCCTCAACAAGATATAAATAGATTAATTGTAGATAAAGCTAAAGAAGGAAAGATAGTTAYAAGACTTAAGGGAGGAGATCCCTATGTATTTGGTAGAGGTGGAGAAGAAGGACAACTTCTAAAAGAGGAAAAAATAGAATTTGAAGTAGTACCTGGAATAACTTCTGCTATAGGTGGGCTTTGTTATWCAGGNNNNNNNNTAACTCACAGAGACTATGCATCTTCTTTCCATGTTATAACTGGTCATTTAAGAGATGATAATAAAGAAAATTCAGAAATAAACTGGAATGCACTAGCTAATATAAAT
- a CDS encoding precorrin-2 dehydrogenase/sirohydrochlorin ferrochelatase family protein — protein MLYPINLELKNINITVVGGGEVAYRKCKNFLDFGKSVRVVSPRFIDEFELIKNDIELIYDEYKEEYIKDSFIVVAGTNNKAINKNIGIYCRECGKLVNVVDDIELSNYTVPSYVKRGDLLISISTGGKSPSLSSKIKKELEEKYDDSYEEYINILGEIRKEVIKKYKNISERKKVLNSLINLSLEELIIIKNNL, from the coding sequence ATGTTATACCCTATAAATTTAGAATTAAAAAATATAAATATAACTGTTGTTGGAGGAGGTGAAGTAGCATATAGAAAATGTAAAAACTTTTTAGATTTTGGTAAAAGTGTAAGAGTTGTTTCACCTAGGTTTATTGATGAATTTGAATTAATTAAAAATGATATAGAGCTGATTTATGATGAATATAAAGAAGAATATATAAAAGATAGCTTTATTGTAGTAGCAGGAACAAATAATAAAGCAATAAATAAAAATATAGGTATATATTGTAGGGAGTGTGGTAAACTAGTTAATGTGGTAGATGATATAGAACTATCAAATTATACAGTACCATCATATGTAAAAAGAGGAGATTTACTTATTAGTATATCAACTGGTGGAAAAAGTCCATCTCTATCATCTAAAATAAAAAAAGAATTAGAGGAAAAATATGATGATAGCTATGAAGAATATATAAACATCTTAGGCGAAATAAGAAAAGAAGTTATAAAAAAATATAAAAATATTTCAGAACGAAAAAAGGTACTAAATAGCTTGATAAATCTAAGTTTAGAAGAACTTATAATTATTAAAAATAACTTATAA
- a CDS encoding uroporphyrinogen-III synthase, with translation LEKITSNLIKEGKSKDTPVSLISWATRHNQRVITSTLEDVYETAIRENVKPPTLIVIGDVVNLRDTLNFFENKPLFGKNIIVTRSRTQSSSIVEKIMDLGGNPIEVPTIKIEKIENNIELENEINNIKDYTYLVLSSKNGV, from the coding sequence CTTGAAAAAATTACTTCTAATTTAATAAAAGAAGGAAAATCAAAAGACACTCCAGTTTCTCTTATAAGTTGGGCAACAAGACATAAYCAAAGAGTTATAACTTCTACACTAGAAGATGTTTATGAAACAGCTATAAGGGAAAATGTTAAGCCACCAACATTAATAGTAATAGGAGATGTAGTAAATTTAAGAGATACTCTTAACTTCTTTGAAAATAAGCCATTATTCGGAAAAAATATAATAGTTACTAGAAGTAGAACTCAAAGTAGTTCAATAGTAGAAAAGATAATGGACTTAGGTGGAAATCCAATAGAAGTACCTACTATAAAAATAGAAAAGATAGAAAACAATATAGAATTAGAAAATGAAATAAATAATATAAAAGATTATACATATTTAGTTCTTAGTAGTAAGAATGGTGTT
- a CDS encoding sirohydrochlorin cobaltochelatase: protein MKKAVLVISFRTTYKETREKTIEACEKKIREGLEGYDFFRAFTSNTIIKILKNRDGLHIESPIEVLNRLHKEGYKEVIFQSLHIIRGEEFNKLREQVEEYNDKFEKIILGRPLLTYXEDYKEVVXAIENQVPKMGFEEAIVFMGXGTFNESHLTYSVLESM, encoded by the coding sequence ATGAAAAAAGCTGTTTTAGTAATTAGTTTTAGGACAACATATAAAGAAACTAGAGAAAAAACTATAGAGGCTTGTGAGAAAAAAATAAGAGAAGGTTTAGAAGGATATGATTTTTTTAGAGCATTCACTTCTAATACTATAATAAAAATATTAAAAAATAGAGATGGATTACATATAGAAAGTCCAATAGAAGTTTTAAATAGATTACATAAAGAAGGATATAAAGAGGTTATATTTCAAAGTTTACATATAATACGTGGAGAAGAATTCAATAAATTAAGAGAGCAAGTTGAAGAATATAATGATAAATTTGAAAAAATAATACTAGGTAGGCCACTATTGACATATRTAGAAGAYTATAAAGAAGTTGTARAAGCTATAGAAAATCAAGTACCTAAAATGGGATTTGAAGAGGCAATTGTATTTATGGGAYATGGAACATTCAATGAATCACACTTAACATATTCAGTTTTAGAATCTATGTT
- a CDS encoding pyridoxal phosphate-dependent aminotransferase has translation NCFENNIILGSGATELISSFIKALKPKNALLLSPAYSEYESELSKINCSITKYYARYENDFDICTLDLINTLKEKDFDLIVICNPNNPTGFTFSSKEIEKLLKSTSAFVMVDETYIEFTDTDXYSSTSLVDNYNNLFVIRGTSKFFSTPGIRLGYGLIGNEDIKNKISSQLDLWNVNIIASNMGQI, from the coding sequence AATTGTTTTGAAAATAATATTATTTTAGGTAGTGGTGCAACAGAACTTATTTCTTCATTTATAAAAGCTCTAAAACCTAAAAATGCTTTATTACTTTCACCTGCTTATTCAGAATATGAAAGCGAATTATCTAAAATAAATTGCAGTATAACTAAATACTATGCAAGATATGAAAATGACTTTGATATATGTACTTTAGATTTAATAAACACTTTAAAAGAAAAAGATTTTGATTTAATAGTAATTTGTAATCCTAATAACCCTACTGGATTTACTTTTTCATCTAAAGAAATAGAAAAATTGTTAAAATCTACTTCAGCTTTTGTTATGGTTGATGAAACTTATATTGAGTTTACAGATACAGATRTTTATTCTTCTACTTCTTTAGTTGATAATTATAATAATTTATTTGTAATAAGAGGAACATCTAAATTTTTCTCAACTCCAGGAATAAGACTTGGATATGGGCTTATTGGTAATGAAGATATAAAAAATAAAATTTCTTCTCAGTTAGACTTATGGAATGTAAATATAATTGCATCAAATATGGGGCAAATTA